The following proteins are co-located in the Pyrobaculum calidifontis JCM 11548 genome:
- a CDS encoding homoserine kinase — translation MRAPSTSANLGAGFDVVAVAHDAYFAEAYVAVEQGCGVAVKFKGYDPGENNTVSLAFRHLFNMLGICRQVEVVVDNRIPLARGLGSSGASAVAALAAFIREAGLKAEPKLVVEAAGLGEVAAAGSPHFDNVAGAALGGAVVVVSTSPLEVVKFSPKLLFVVGVPDVPPIPEKTRLMRSVLPREVPFKTYVAQLARVSALVAGFATSNPRLVALGMSDDVVEPARAPYVHGYARARRYALEAGALGFAISGAGPSVVALVDDKHSDAVRAALARAYAEEGLRAEVKVAQVAEGALGV, via the coding sequence ATGAGGGCGCCGTCCACAAGCGCAAACCTCGGCGCAGGCTTCGACGTCGTGGCCGTGGCGCACGACGCCTACTTCGCCGAGGCGTACGTGGCCGTGGAGCAGGGCTGCGGCGTGGCTGTAAAATTCAAGGGATACGACCCGGGGGAGAACAACACCGTGTCACTGGCCTTCCGCCACCTCTTCAACATGCTCGGCATCTGTAGACAGGTAGAGGTGGTGGTGGACAACCGCATCCCCCTTGCCAGGGGTCTGGGCAGCAGCGGGGCCTCCGCAGTGGCCGCCCTAGCCGCGTTCATCCGCGAGGCGGGGCTGAAGGCGGAGCCCAAGCTGGTAGTAGAGGCGGCGGGCCTTGGGGAGGTGGCCGCCGCCGGGTCGCCCCACTTCGACAACGTGGCCGGAGCCGCCCTCGGCGGGGCAGTGGTGGTGGTCTCCACGTCGCCGCTGGAGGTGGTGAAGTTCAGCCCCAAGCTCCTCTTCGTGGTGGGGGTGCCAGACGTCCCGCCGATCCCAGAGAAGACTAGGCTCATGAGGAGCGTCCTACCCAGGGAGGTGCCCTTCAAGACCTATGTTGCCCAGTTGGCCAGAGTCTCTGCCCTAGTGGCTGGCTTCGCCACCTCTAACCCGCGGCTTGTGGCACTGGGCATGTCAGACGACGTGGTTGAGCCGGCGAGGGCGCCCTACGTACACGGGTACGCCCGGGCCAGGCGGTACGCCCTCGAGGCCGGGGCGCTGGGCTTTGCAATATCCGGCGCCGGGCCCTCCGTGGTGGCGCTGGTAGACGACAAGCACAGCGACGCTGTAAGGGCGGCGCTCGCCAGGGCCTATGCGGAAGAGGGGCTTAGGGCCGAGGTAAAAGTGGCGCAGGTGGCAGAGGGGGCGCTGGGGGTATGA